The genomic DNA TGTTCTTCGATTTCATCTCCACACTGGGCACAAGACTTTGGCGGCAGGTTCCTGAAAAACTCCATAATGTTTTTTACCATGTTCATCATCACCTTCCAAGTTAGTATCCACCCTTATTGTTATATAACTGATGGATCGATTTGTTTTATTGTATTATAACAGTATGTAAAGCGTCAACCATTTATTCGAAAATAGGCTGAAAAAATGAAAAACTAGGCACAATGAAGTATAGTATGAGTAGCGCACAACAGAATGGAGGTACAAGATGAAACTTACTGTTATCGGGCATTGGGGTGGTTACCCGAAAGCCGGGGAGGCTAGCTCCGGATACATAGTGGAACATGAAGGATTCCGTCTCCTCATTGATTGTGGAAGCGGCGTCCTCTCAAGGCTTCAGACCCATTTTCCTGTCAGTCAGCTTGATGCCGTCATCCTTTCACACTATCACCCTGATCATGTGGCGGATATCGGTGTTCTTCAGCATGCTCTCCTGATTCAGTCTTTTCTTGGAACGAAGAAAAAACTGCCGGTCTATGGACATCGCGAAGACGAGCAGGGATTCCGCTCTCTTGCATATCGGGATGTGATGGAGGGGATCGAATATAAAGGGGACTCAAGCGTTTCTGTCGGCCCCTTTACCATCAGCTTTGTGAAGACCCGCCATCCTGCCCCGTGCTATGCCATGAGGATCGAGGCTGATGGAAAGGTGCTGTATTATACGGGGGATACGTCTTTTACAGAATCCCTTATCCCTCTTGCCCATCAGGCTGATCTGCTGCTGTGTGAATGTAATTTCTATGGAGGGATGGATGGTTCGGGAGCGGGGCACATGACGAGCATCGATGCAGGGCGACTCGCCCATCAGGCCGGTGCAACACGACTTGTCCTGACTCATCTTCCGCATTTCGGGAATCTTCAGCAACTGGTGGAAGAAGCAGGGACAGCCTTCAACGGGACCATCGAACTTGCTGCCATGAATAAAGTATGGATCATATAGAGGAGGAATCATCAACATGAAATTCATAGACAATAAAGGCATCACGGATCCACGGATCAATCTTGCCATAGAGGAATACGCCCTTAAGAACCTTGATATCGATGAGAGCTATCTGTTGTTCTATATCAACGAGCCTTCCATTATCATCGGTAAAAATCAAAATACGATCGAAGAGATCAACACGGACTATGTGGAAAAGCAGGGACTGCATGTTGTTCGTCGACTCTCGGGCGGAGGGGCCGTCTATCATGATCTCGGCAACCTGAACTTCAGCTTCATCACAAAGGACGATGGTGACAGCTTCCACAACTTCAAGAAGTTTACCGAACCAGTGATCGAAGCATTGAATAAATTGGGTGTCAAAGCGGAGCTGAGCGGAAGGAATGATATCCTTGCAGAAGGAAGGAAGATTTCCGGTAATGCCCAGTTCTCTACCAGGGGCCGCATGTTCAGCCATGGTACACTGCTGTTTGATTCTGAAATGGAAAACGTTGTATCTGCCCTACGGGTGAAAAAGGACAAGATTGAATCGAAAGGCATCAAATCGATCCGGAGCCGGGTGGCGAATATTTCTGAATTCCTTGAAGGGAAATTGACGATTGAAGAATTCAGGTCCACCCTTCTCAAGTACATTTTCAATGACAGCGATGTAGAAGAATATGTTTTGACCGATGAGGACTGGGATCGCATTCACGCTTTGTCCAAGGAACGCTATCAGAACTGGGATTGGAATTATGGGAAATCACCTTCGTTCAATCTCCAGCACTCCCATCGCTTCCCTGTCGGTCAGATTGATGTGAGATTGGAAGTAAGAAAGGGCACCATTGAAAACTGCAAGATATACGGAGATTTCTTCGGAGTCGGCAATGTGGATGAAATTGAAGAAAAGCTTACAGGTACCCGTTATGAGCGCAGCGAAATCGAACACGTTCTCGAAGGTATGGATATCCAACACTACTTCGGTAAAGTGACAAAAGAGGAATTTATCGATTTAGTATATTGAGTGTCGGAAGGTGGGCCGTTATGGCCTGCCTTTTTCCATGTTGATCGCGATATCCTAAGTGGCTGAGGTTAAGGAGGCTCGATGGTTTAAATCTTGCAATCTGACTTTTCTTTTAATAGAATATATTTTGAATACTTTTACTAGTTTGATGAATGACCATTCATTCATTTCGAGAAAAAGGGAGGGGCAGGAATGAATATTGCTTCACGGTTAAAGGAAGTTTCACAGGACAAAGGGGAGAAGATCGCGTATCATTTCTTGGACACATCCGTTTCTTACAGGGAGCTTGATGATTCGGTTTCCCGCTTTGCGGGCGGTTTGGAGAGCCTTGGCTTGAAGAAGGGGGATCATATTGCTCTCATACTGGGGAACTCGCCTCATTTCGTTATCGGTCTTTACGGCGCGCTTCGCCTGGGATTAAGGGTCATCCCGGTCAATCCAATCTATACACCCGATGAAATGGGGTACATACTGAGTAACGGGGATGTGAAGGCGGTCATCACATTGGATCTCATGGTTCCACTCATGGGGAAACTTGAATCGCTTCTTCAATCCGTTGATCACGTCATTCTCTGTGAATCGGGGGATGACAGGGCAAAAGGGGTGGATCTTGAACGGATCGGTTTGTTGAATCCAAAAATGAAATCGTTTACAAAGGTACTTTCCCTTGGAGGTACGGATTTTGAAGGAGCAGATGTAGAGGAAGATGAAACAGCCATCATACTTTACACTTCGGGAACAACAGGAAAGCCGAAAGGAGCCATGCTGACACATAAGAATGTGTATTCAAATGCATGGGATGTCGGAACATACCTCCAGATGAGTGAACAAGATCGTGTCATCACGGCCCTTCCCATGTTCCATGTGTTCTGTCTCACAGTGGCACTCAATGCGCCGCTCATGATGGGTGCCACCCTTCTCATCGCTCCGAAGTTCAGTCCAAAGGGGATCTTCGGGTTATCCAGGATGCATAAACCGACCGTATTTGCAGGTGTACCGACCATGTATAATTTCCTCTACCAGTACACTGATGGAGATCCTGATGACCTCAGTTCCCTCAGACTCTGTATATCTGGAGGAGCTTCCATGCCAGTTGCCCTCTTGAAAAACTTCGAGCAGAAGTTCAATGTCATGATTTCAGAAGGCTATGGATTATCCGAGGCTTCACCTGTCACCTGTTTCAATCCACTCGATCGCCCAAGAAAGCCCGGTTCGATCGGAACTTCGATCATGAGCATCAAGAATAAAGTTGTCAATGAACTCGGTGAAGAGCTCCCGCCTGGGCAAGTTGGGGAATTGATTGTAAATGGCCCGAACGTGATGAAGGGATATTACAAAATGGAAGAAGAAACCCAAGCCGCAATCAGGGACGGGTGGCTTTATACCGGTGATTTGGCCCGAATGGATGAAGAAGGGTACTTCTATATCGTGGATCGGAAAAAAGAGCTGATCATCGTCGGTGGGTTCAATGTGTATCCGAGGGAAATAGAAGAAGTGCTGTATGATCATCCTGAGATCGTGGAAGCAGCCGTCATCGGGGTCCCGCATCCCGAAAAAGGGGAAGCCGTGAGCTGTTACGTCGTGAGGAAAGATCCGGCTTTGTCTGAAGAAGAGGTGATGGAGTATTGTCGTGAGCGATTGGCAAAATATAAACTTCCTTCTTCCATCGAATTTCTCGAAGAACTGCCGAAGAACACAACCGGCAAGATTTTGAGGAGAGCGTTGAAAGCACAGGTACTGAATCCATGATTTAGAGGTTTTTTTCGAAACATGTCGAATATACGTAGAGACATGAGGAAAGGGGAGTGACGTATGGAATACATTCTGTTGGAACAAAAGGATCATGTGGCGGTAGTGACGATCAACCGTCCGGATGCCATGAACGCCTTTCATTATGATTCCCTGCACGAACTGCAGCAAATTGTGGAATCTCTCAGGCTGAACCCTGATGTACGGGCGGTGATCTTCACTGGAAGCGGAGAGAAAGCATTCAGTGTGGGGGCCGATCTGAAGGAGCGCAAAACCCTTACGGATCAGCAGGTCGTACGGAACGTATATAAGATCGGAGAAGTATTCAATGAAGTGGCCATGCTGCCACAGCCGACCATTGCCGCCATGAATGGATATGCATTCGGCGGGGGGATGGAACTTGCACTGGCATGTGATTTCCGTCTGGTGGTGGAAGGCACGTCCATGGGACTGACTGAAACGAGTCTTGCCATCATACCGGGTGCGGGCGGTACCCAGCGTCTTCCAAGGTTGATTGGGGAATCGAAAGCGCTGGAACTGATCCTTACGGCGAAGCGGCTGACTTCTGAGGAAGCGCTTGATGTGGGGTTGGTGAACAGGGTCTTCGGAAAAGACCGCTTCATGGAAGAGGTATACGACTTTATTGACCCTATGCTGAATAATGGCCCTATCGCTGTCCAACAGGCAAAATATGCGGTGAAATCCGGTATGAACGTCGATCTGCAGTCCGGCCTCCAGATTGAACGAAAGGCTTATGAACGACTGATCCCAACAGAAGATCGTGTGGAAGCACTGTTGGCCTTCAGCCAAAAACGCAAGGCGGAGTTTAAAGGGAAGTGACTCTTCTGCACATGGAAAAGGACTCGCGAATGAACGAGTCCTTTTTTTATTAATTGGTAAGGAGGGCACGCAGCCCCTTGTAAATGAGGAATAAAGAGAACAACAAGACCGTGATGATACCGATGACGTCTGTCACTGGTGAAATCCCTTCAAGGAATGTTCCGCTAAGCGGGAGCTTCAATAGTGCAAAACCGGATAGGATGCTGGCGAGCATCAGCAGGATGAATCGATCCATAATAGTACCTCCTTTCATTGATAACACTATATGTAAGCGTTATCTTTTTGGTTGGGTGATAGTACCAGATGCAGATTTATATCAGTTTTCTGACAATCATGCTATAGTGTTTGGAACATATCCTGAAAGGGGAATCAGCATGTCTCATCAATGGAAACAGCTCATCTCTTCATTAGAACAGATTACCGTCACTTCGACGGATGACAATGAACCGGTGACCATCCGTGGTGAATATGAAGGGTTCACCTGCGTGGGAATCGGGACGGACGCAGCCGTATTCCGCTCCCCTGATGATCCGGAGTATGCCTTCAAAGTGTACGCATCCACCAAAGCTGATAAAGCCGAGGCGGAAGCCCGGGTCTATGAAGTACTCGGGGAATCACATTACTTTCCACGCTGTTATGGAACCTATGGGAATATCCTCGTGCTGAGTTTTGAATCGGGAACCACGCTATTCGATTGCATCCTGCAGGGAGTCCATATCCCGAAACATGTAGTCGACGGAGTGGAAGAGGCGAGGGAGTATGTAAGGAGCGTCGGTCTGAACCCGAGGGACATCCACTTGAAGAACATCCTTTTGCAAGAGGGCAGGGCAAAGATCGTCGATGTTTCCGAGTACATCCTGGATGGCAATGATTATCGTTGGGAGCATCTCAAGAAGGGATACGACGAGTTTTACTCCCTTATCGACGGGAGAGCAATCCCATTCTGGATCGTTGAAACGGTCCGCAAATGGTACCATCAGTGGGTAAACAGGCCATCTACCATAGAAGACTTCATGGCCATGCTGTCCAAGTTCATTCCCTTCAATAAGCAATAGACGGATCTTTCCTAAAGGAAGGGTCCTTTTTTCAATGATCCTGGCGGTTTGCTTGGAGTCTCGACCTGCTGCAGGGAGAATAGTTCCTGCGGAAATGGGTAAAAGGAGAAGAGTGGATTTTTGACAAGTCGCTCAGAATCGATTAAAATCCAACCATTACAATCAGAAAAGGAGGATTAAAATGACGAAAGTTATTCAACCGGTATCAGAGCAGAAAGGCCCGGTCCAGGGAGGGAAAGAGTTGAATTCCCCTCAAATTCCATTGGTGGCCGGGGGCAGCATCGTATCTGCCGTACTGGTCATCTATCTCGCTTTCACCCAAGATGTCAGCCAGGTCGTGCTCCTGATTCTCGGTCTCTTATTAGGATTCACCCTATTTCATGCACGATTTGGCTTCACATCTGCGTTCCGCCGGGTGATGTCGGTGGGGAACGGGCAGGCACTCAGGGCCCATATGCTTATGCTTGCCATCGCGGTCACACTCTTCGCCCCGATCCTTGCTACCGGGTTTACATTTTTCGGCGGACAGGCGACGGGGTATGTCTCCCCTGTAGGAGTGAGCCTACTTGTCGGTGCCTTCGTGTTCGGAATCGGGATGCAGCTCGGGGGCGGATGTGCCTCCGGTACCCTATATGCCGTAGGGGGAGGCCGTTCCGTCATGTTCATCACGTTGCTATTCTTTATTGTCGGTTCGACGGTGGGGGCTTATCATTTGCCTTTCTGGACAGAAGAGATGCCTTCATTCAAGCCGTTTTCACTGGCCACTTCTACGGGTCTCGGTTACACAGGTGCCTGGATTATATCCCTCATCTTTTTTGGCCTTGTGGCATGGGTGACGCTTAGGGTCGAGAAGGTGAAGAATCCTCCCCGCATGGCAGCATTGCCTACTGCGAAAGGATGGAAGCGGGTTGTGCGCGGTTCTTGGCCGCTTATGGCTGCGGCTGTCGTCCTCGCTGTACTCAATGCGCTGACGCTTATGACACGCGGGACACCTTGGGGAATCACTTCTGCATTTGCCCTGTGGGGTTCAAAAGCGGCCTCACTCATGGGGATCGATGTGGCAAGTTGGGGATACTGGACAGGCGAGAATGCAAGCGCCCTCCAGGCTTCCATCTTCAGTGATTCCACGACCGTTTTGAACTTCGGCGTAATCCTTGGGGCATTCCTCGCCTCGGCTGCAGGTGGTCTTTTCCGATTCAATAAGATTACAGGCGGGAACGCCATGGCTTCCGTCATCGGCGGTCTAATGATGGGCTATGGTGCCCGGCTTGCCTTTGGATGCAATATCGGTGCGTATTTCGGCGGAATCGCTTCATTCAGCCTTCACGGATATGTATGGGGAATCGTAGCTCTTTCCGGAACATTCCTTGCCCTCTATCTGAGGCCGTTATTTGGATTGTCCGTGCCGAAGCCAAAGGATACCTTCTGCTGAATTTGCTGAAAAGAGGTTGAGACAAAAGGGTCTTAGATATAGAAAAACCCGAATCCAGTTTGAGATGGATTCGGGTTTTTATTTGTTTCATGAGCCATTATTATTGTCCCCAGCAGTTGATTGGAGTGTAAGACAAAGACTCCTCCCGGGAGAGGAGCTGATGTGAGAAGGGCTGCCGAGGAGGCTCTTGGGATACCCGCGGAAAGCAAAGCCTTGCACGGAAATCATGAGCGGTTTAAAGAACCCTATATTGATTTTTTTCATTAGTTGGTAGCTATTCGTTTTGTCCCAGGCTCTTGTTTATGAGAGTTCACCATAGTAGATGACCATATGACACTCGGCGTCGTCAGAAGAGGGGTTGAGGTATTCGTGTGCAACATCAGCTTCAAACCGGATCGATTCTCCTTCAGAGAGGGAATAGGAAGCCTCGCCGATCTTTAAAGAGAATGTACCTTTCAGGACGGTCAAGTATTCTTCGACTCCCCGTGGGTGCCCGTCGTTCCGGTAATCGCAGCCGGGTTTCATGACAATGCGGTAGCTTTCCCATTTCTTTGTCGGCTCGAATGGGAAAATCGGTATGACCACATACTTTCCCCCGTCTTCGAGAACAGGCTCTACGTCTTTGTAGTCAATGATGGCAACATCGGTAGCAGGGGCTTCAAGGAGGGAAGAGAATGATACTTTCAGACCGTTTGCGATCTTCCAAAGGGTCGCAACTGTCGGATTGGAATCATCCCTCTCGATCTGACCGATCATGGCTTTACTCACCCCTGTCCTATCGGCAACCTGGTCAAGACTGAGCCCTCTTTCTTTTCTTATTTTCCTGATATTGTCTCCGATCTTCATCGGCATCTCATTCATCCACTACACCCCTTGTGCAATATAACGTCTATATGTATACTATAATGAATTGTTAGAATATTTTCATTGTACGATAGTTTATATGATAAAGGAAGTGTAAGCGTGGAAGCTACCTACTCTGTCAAAAAAACCTCTGATTTTCGTTTAGGGCTGCAAGCGGGCTTAAGCATAGCAATCGGTTATATGCCCGTCGCCCTCACGTTCGGCCTCCTGGCAAGGACAACGGGCTTGACGTTTGCAGAGACGGTACTCATGAGTGTCTTTGTCTACGCGGGAGCCGCGCAGTATATTTCACTGAGCCTCATTGCTGTGGGAACCGGCGTAGTGGAAATCGTCCTTACGACGCTGATCGTGAATATCCGCCATTTCCTCATGTCTGCTTCACTGACTGAGAGATTGGAAGAACATCAACTCTATAAAAAGCTGATGACGGCTTTCGGCGTGACAGATGAAACGTTCTCGGTCATCTCGACTCAGGCAGGGAAGGTCCGTACCGCTTTTGCAGCAGGCGTCATGATCATATCGTATGGAAGCTGGGTGGCATTTTCCGGAATCGGTCATCTTATGGGTGATGTCATGCCCGGATTCCTCCAGGTCAGCATGTCCATTGCCCTCTATGCCATGTTTGTTGGGCTTCTCGTTCCGTCCATGAAAAAGAGCGTGAAGGTCACGTATCTTGCAGCGGTTGCGGCAGCCGTGAACAGCCTGCTCATCTTTTACACCGATCTGTCCGGAGGCTGGTCCATTGTTGCTTCGACCTTGGTCTCATCCCTGCTGGTTGAATGGGTCTGGCAAATGAAGGGGAGGAATCACCATGGATAAAATGATGCTTTTGATGATTGCAGGTATGGCCGTTGTCACCTACGTGCCGAGAATGCTCCCGTTTGTGATGTTTTCCGGGGCTGAGCTGCCCCCATTTATGAAGGGGGTACTCAATAATGTTCCCTATGCCGTCTTAGGGGCCCTCATTTTCCCGAGCATATTTCTGATCAAGGAAGGAGACTTCCTTTTCGGATTCGTCGGAGCCGCAGCTGCCTTCGTCCTCGCATTTTGTGGAGCCAATGTCATCATCGTCGTGCTGGGTGCCATCGCGATTTTATCAGCCTATACCTTCTTGGTCTGATCGTGGAAGGGATAAAATGAGAAGAGTGGTTCATAATGAGTGATAGATGCTGCGGGGGCAGGGTGCAGGTCCTGCAGCTCTTGCTGGTTTGCGTTGATCAGTGCTCTGTACTTCCGGGTTCTAAATGAGTGGACAGGGTATTACATATAGTAGTGAGGGTTGAGAAGGGAGGAAGTTGTTTGGCGAAGAAGTGGGCGTTCCGTGCGATACTTGCTTATGCGCTGTTGGGCTTGATTTTATATGGTTATCTATTCTATATTGCCGGTTCTGGTGTACCTGAGAGCTTTAAAGGAAGCAGTGCCGATCCTTCAACATTCATGAATGCCAAGGAGATTCTCCTCAGCGAGGATTTTTCCAAGATCAAGAACCTGCTTTTCTTTTTATCCACTCCGTATGAATGGCTCCTGTATTTTTTGATCATGATACTGGGCGTTTCCCGTACGTTTGAGAAGTGGGCAAAAGGAACGGTGAAGAATGGATTCCTGCAGACGGCCATTTATCTGTTTTGGTTATCGATCACGACGTTCATCGCGATCTTTCCATTCCAGTACATCTCCTATCAAGTGTCCAAGGCATACAATATTTCCACTCAGACGTTTTCCATGTGGATGAAGGACGAGACCATCGATTTTTGGGTGAATTACCTGTTGATGCTCATCATCGTATCGGTTCTCTATGGACTGATGAAAAGGTTCAAACAGCGGTGGTGGCTTGCTGCATGGGCACTGTCGGTTCCGTTTACGATATTCATGATGTTCATCCAGCCGGTTCTCATCGATCCGCTTTATAACGAGTTTTACCCGTTGAAGAATAAGGAGCTTGAGGCAAAAATCCTTTCCCTGGCTGATCAGGCTGGGATTCCGGCAAATCATGTATTCGAGGTCGATATGTCAGAGAAGACGAATTCACTCAATGCGTACGTGACCGGTGTTGGATCCAATTCCCGTATCGTGCTGTGGGATACGACGCTGGAGCAGCTGACCGATGACGAAATCCTATTCGTCATGGCCCATGAAATGGCCCACTATGTGGAGAAGCATATTTACATCGGGATCGGGATCTATCTGCTCCTGTCATTCTTCGGTCTCTTCCTTACATCGAAGCTCATGAGGGGGATCGTCGCCAATTACGGAGAGGAGATCAAGGTGGACCGTGTGGCAAGCCTTCGTTCCCTGCCTCTCTTCTTATTGATCATATCGGTGCTGCTGTTCGCCGTAAGCCCGTTCAGCAACTGGATATCCCGCTACCAGGAGACGAGAGCGGACCGGTATGCCATTGAGTTGACACAGGACAAAGAAGCGGCCATCACATCGTTCCAGAAGCTTTCCAAGGTCGGTTTATCTCAAGTGAATCCACCCCTTCTGGTCAAGATCTTCCGATATGGTCATCCAACCATGCTGGAGCGGCTGAATATGCTTGAGCAATACAAAATGGATACAAAAGAAAAAGAAGATCCTGCGGAATCTTCTCCATGATCAAATAGGACCCGATGCGGGTCCTATTTGCGTTTGTTGATCACGAGGTTTTTTGTTTTTTCCGTCACGTAGGCGAATAATACATCTTTATGATGGAGGTGCTCCCTGCGAAGGCGCACATTGATCCAGTCCGAATCCAACCCGAGGAGGAGGAGGTTATGGTGTTGAAGCTTTCCATCGACAATGACAGAGATGGGGAGGCCTTCGTCATCGATGCGAAGGTTCAGATGTTCAACCGTAACAGGTGTATTCTCCACTTTAGGGATGATGCTCACTTCGCCGATCGGCTCCAGTATGGCGTAATCCACGTCGGAAATCTTCGGGTATCCTTTAGCCCTCAGGATGGACGTAAGCTGTATGATCGAGATTTTCGACTTCTCCAGATTATCTTCGAGGATCGTGCCTTCTTTGATCAGTAGGGTGGGTTCCCCGAGAAAGAAGCGGTTCCCGAACTGACTCAATGTAAGGAACGAGAAAAGGATATGAAGGGATACAAGGATGATCAATGCCCATAGAGTAGGGAAGAACGCTGTTGAAATCAACGGCTCTGAAGCAATCGTACCGACGATGATGATGGCCACCAGGTCATAGGGGGTCATCTGGACAATGGTGGACTTGCCCATGAGCCGCATGGCGGCGATGGTGATGAGGTAGAGGATAAGTGTCTTGAAAAGGATGGTCATGGTATCACCCCTTACTCTTTTCCCTTAGGATGACCATAGGATGGGGTGAACATGCGGAATAGACATGAAAATGGCCGCCTCCCCGTGGGGAAGCGGCCAAGCGATTCATCCATAATGGCAGGATAGTTGAGTCAATTCATCCGTCAATTTCATAAAAAGGGTTTCGTCTTTGCAATCCAGGGCGGCATCGATGGCTTCCAGTAAGTCGGCTCTTCTTGTCGTAAGGATGCTTTCGTGTATGACCATGTCAATATAGATATCTAGGACGCTCTTTTCAGCATGCTTTTTCCTGGTCATCGCGGAAGCCTTCATCATATCAGTATAGGATTTTTTGTTTTCCATATACGATCACCCCTGAATTCTTTTTCTTAGTATATGGGCAAAGGGGTGAAAATTCAACCTGAAAATTAAATATTCTGATAATATTTAACGTGGAAAACGGTCACGCTTTTTAAATAACTGAATTTTTTAAAAATACATAGGACAACTTAGTAAAAATGTGATAGTATTATGGGGGAAAATGTAAAAGGAGGCGATGGAATGAGCACAAAATCCCGAATTATAGAAGAATATGAGGTGAATCCTCATACAATGGTCCTGAAACCGATTGAGTATGGAGCCAAGACGTTCACTCAGATCATCGAAGTGAATGATGTTCTGATCTCACCGTTCAAGCCGCTGGAGATCCTGAAGAAAAGCTGTGAATACTTCGGCTCTTCATACGAAGGGCTGAAAGAAGGAACCAAAACATTGACTGGCATCGTTTATAAAGCCCCGATCATTGTGAATCCCCAGATGTCTCTCTTCTTCTTCCCTACAACATCTCCCGCCAAGCATGAATGCACATGGATATCCCATGCCTTTGTAAAGGAGTACGAGCATCTTGAAGATGGTTCCACAAATGTTCACCTCCAAAACCAGCAAACGTGCATCGTGCCGATTTCGTACAGCTCCTTCAAGAATCAGATGAGGAAAACAGCGGAACTTCGCATTGCCTATTCACAGAGGATTTCCGAGATGGAAACCCGTTACGGCCTCAGTGCACCCGATCCGTCCCAGGTGAAGATGTTCTATATGGACCGGGATATTCCGAAACAGGATGCGTGATGATCAAGCTTCCTTCGTCGAGTCCTTTCCAGGACTGAGGAAGCGCTGGAATAAGTAGTGGCGCAGGAGTTCTTCCACCCTGTTCCTCAGCCGTGGGTTGAAGTAGTTATGATGTTCCTCATACCCCTTGTATAGAAACATGTACATGGTGAACGCATCATCCGTCTGGATTTTCTCCACCTTCATCTTGTTATTCCTCATATACCTCCTTACACGGGCAAGCTCTGCCTGTATCGTTTTCATCGTTTCCTCGATCAGTTCCAGATAGGGGCGTTTCAGTTTGAACGGGCTGGAGGTCACGACCTGCATATCACGATTCAGGATCGTCAGGACCATGGGCAGGTAAATCGCCAGTTCCAGGATATTTCGATCGTCTTCAGGGATCCTTGTCATGAGTGATGACTCCTTTGATTCATGCTTTCTATCCGAGAGGTCCCGGGGAAGGCATGAGTCTTTTTGTTTAGAACGTGTGTTCGTATCTATTGTACGGTGTATGACGATGCTTTTCAATACTAAGTTAATGTGTTTCTATTATGAAAGTTTTTGCAATGTTTTATCCATGGCGATGCCGGGATGGTAGAATGATGAATATCCGTATCTTGATTACCGGTTACACACATTCATCTCAAAGGAGCGATCATACATACATGGACCGACAAACCGTTTCCATCCATGATCTATACCATATCAAGGCCATTTCCTCCCCGCGGTTTTCACCGGACGGAGAGGAAGCCATTTTTCTTCAAACGGTGATGTGTGAAGAAAAAGATGCCTATTTCACACAGCTTTTCCATTATGACGGGGATGGTGACCAACTTCGGCAGTGGACGTTCCAGGAAGAAAGGATTTCATCCCCTGCATGGTCACCGTGCGGGAGGTATATCGCCTTTCTATCAGACCGCACAGGCGTTTCGCAAATCTACAGGATGGCACGTGGCGGGGGAGAGCCTGAACGGATGACGGACTGCCCCTCATCGGTAAAGCAGTTTCTTTGGTCTCCTTGCTCCGCGAAGATCGTATTCAGTATGAAGCTTGGAACTGGGGAAGACCCGCAAGGAAAGATGAAAGAAGAAGAGCGTCCCCGTCCATACGTCACCTCTACCATGAAATATAAGGGCGACGGGGAAGGGCTTCGGGATCATCGCCATTCTCAACTTGTCATCCTGGATATCATCACCGGGAAGGCTGAAAGGTTGAGCGATGACCATCATGATTACAGTCTTCAGG from Rossellomorea marisflavi includes the following:
- a CDS encoding helix-turn-helix domain-containing protein; amino-acid sequence: MNEMPMKIGDNIRKIRKERGLSLDQVADRTGVSKAMIGQIERDDSNPTVATLWKIANGLKVSFSSLLEAPATDVAIIDYKDVEPVLEDGGKYVVIPIFPFEPTKKWESYRIVMKPGCDYRNDGHPRGVEEYLTVLKGTFSLKIGEASYSLSEGESIRFEADVAHEYLNPSSDDAECHMVIYYGELS
- a CDS encoding AzlC family ABC transporter permease, giving the protein MEATYSVKKTSDFRLGLQAGLSIAIGYMPVALTFGLLARTTGLTFAETVLMSVFVYAGAAQYISLSLIAVGTGVVEIVLTTLIVNIRHFLMSASLTERLEEHQLYKKLMTAFGVTDETFSVISTQAGKVRTAFAAGVMIISYGSWVAFSGIGHLMGDVMPGFLQVSMSIALYAMFVGLLVPSMKKSVKVTYLAAVAAAVNSLLIFYTDLSGGWSIVASTLVSSLLVEWVWQMKGRNHHG
- a CDS encoding AzlD domain-containing protein, whose amino-acid sequence is MDKMMLLMIAGMAVVTYVPRMLPFVMFSGAELPPFMKGVLNNVPYAVLGALIFPSIFLIKEGDFLFGFVGAAAAFVLAFCGANVIIVVLGAIAILSAYTFLV
- a CDS encoding M48 family metallopeptidase — protein: MAKKWAFRAILAYALLGLILYGYLFYIAGSGVPESFKGSSADPSTFMNAKEILLSEDFSKIKNLLFFLSTPYEWLLYFLIMILGVSRTFEKWAKGTVKNGFLQTAIYLFWLSITTFIAIFPFQYISYQVSKAYNISTQTFSMWMKDETIDFWVNYLLMLIIVSVLYGLMKRFKQRWWLAAWALSVPFTIFMMFIQPVLIDPLYNEFYPLKNKELEAKILSLADQAGIPANHVFEVDMSEKTNSLNAYVTGVGSNSRIVLWDTTLEQLTDDEILFVMAHEMAHYVEKHIYIGIGIYLLLSFFGLFLTSKLMRGIVANYGEEIKVDRVASLRSLPLFLLIISVLLFAVSPFSNWISRYQETRADRYAIELTQDKEAAITSFQKLSKVGLSQVNPPLLVKIFRYGHPTMLERLNMLEQYKMDTKEKEDPAESSP
- a CDS encoding DUF421 domain-containing protein → MTILFKTLILYLITIAAMRLMGKSTIVQMTPYDLVAIIIVGTIASEPLISTAFFPTLWALIILVSLHILFSFLTLSQFGNRFFLGEPTLLIKEGTILEDNLEKSKISIIQLTSILRAKGYPKISDVDYAILEPIGEVSIIPKVENTPVTVEHLNLRIDDEGLPISVIVDGKLQHHNLLLLGLDSDWINVRLRREHLHHKDVLFAYVTEKTKNLVINKRK
- a CDS encoding IDEAL domain-containing protein; translation: MENKKSYTDMMKASAMTRKKHAEKSVLDIYIDMVIHESILTTRRADLLEAIDAALDCKDETLFMKLTDELTQLSCHYG
- a CDS encoding competence protein ComK, giving the protein MSTKSRIIEEYEVNPHTMVLKPIEYGAKTFTQIIEVNDVLISPFKPLEILKKSCEYFGSSYEGLKEGTKTLTGIVYKAPIIVNPQMSLFFFPTTSPAKHECTWISHAFVKEYEHLEDGSTNVHLQNQQTCIVPISYSSFKNQMRKTAELRIAYSQRISEMETRYGLSAPDPSQVKMFYMDRDIPKQDA